The following proteins are encoded in a genomic region of Enterocloster clostridioformis:
- a CDS encoding carbohydrate ABC transporter permease gives MGLLRVGDSLIVTVAGTAGCVITSLFATYALSRIKFRFSGFWFGCVMLTMMIPQQVMVVPQYIILKKLHLIDTRTALVLSWFFGGAFFIFLMVQFFRGIPRELDEAAENDGCGKLAILFRIMIPIVKPAIVTSSLCVLLDLAGLFPAPDLYEQWQ, from the coding sequence TTGGGTTTACTACGAGTCGGAGATTCCCTGATCGTCACCGTGGCCGGAACAGCCGGGTGCGTGATCACATCCCTGTTTGCAACCTATGCACTTTCCAGAATTAAGTTCAGATTCTCGGGATTCTGGTTCGGATGCGTGATGCTGACCATGATGATCCCACAACAGGTTATGGTGGTGCCCCAGTATATCATACTGAAAAAGCTGCACCTCATTGACACCAGGACCGCCCTGGTCCTGTCCTGGTTTTTTGGCGGCGCGTTCTTTATTTTCCTTATGGTCCAGTTCTTCCGGGGGATCCCCAGGGAATTGGATGAGGCGGCGGAGAACGATGGGTGCGGCAAGCTGGCGATCCTGTTCCGGATCATGATCCCTATCGTGAAGCCGGCCATTGTCACCTCCTCTCTTTGCGTTTTACTGGACCTGGCAGGACTTTTTCCAGCCCCTGATCTTTATGAACAGTGGCAGTAA
- a CDS encoding GNAT family N-acetyltransferase codes for MEIIQVKKDKKKYLDLLLLADEQEDMVDRYLERGDMFVLTDGTVRAECVVTKEGPGIYELKNIATAPQFHRQGYGRRLIEYIFTYYPDLKTLYVGTGDSPLSLGFYHACGFKDSHRVEHFFTDNYDHPIIEDGIQLVDMVYLKRERGMD; via the coding sequence ATGGAAATCATTCAAGTAAAAAAAGACAAAAAGAAATATCTGGACCTGCTCCTGCTGGCAGACGAGCAGGAGGATATGGTGGACCGCTACCTGGAGCGGGGCGATATGTTTGTGCTGACGGACGGTACTGTCCGGGCGGAATGCGTGGTGACAAAAGAAGGTCCCGGCATATATGAGCTTAAAAATATAGCGACAGCCCCCCAGTTCCATAGACAGGGATACGGCCGCCGCCTGATTGAATATATCTTTACCTATTATCCGGATTTGAAGACACTTTATGTGGGCACCGGGGACAGTCCCCTCTCCCTGGGCTTTTACCATGCCTGCGGTTTCAAAGATTCCCACCGGGTGGAGCACTTCTTTACCGACAATTACGACCATCCCATCATTGAGGACGGAATCCAGCTGGTGGACATGGTCTATCTGAAACGGGAACGCGGCATGGACTGA
- a CDS encoding chromate transporter produces the protein MIYFRLFLSFLQIGAFSFGGGYAAMPLIQNQVVTLHGWLNLAEFTDLVTISQMTPGPIAINAATFVGTRIAGTPGALAATIGCVLPSCILVTLLAKIYLKYRNLSLIQGVLKSLRPAVVAMIGAAGVSILVTAFWGLEGFSPDLSAMNPRSVCIFIGAMILLIRFKMNPILVMVLSGLAETACQLAMRVI, from the coding sequence ATGATTTACTTCCGGCTATTTTTAAGCTTTCTGCAGATCGGCGCATTCAGTTTCGGAGGCGGATATGCCGCCATGCCTCTGATCCAGAACCAGGTGGTAACCCTTCACGGCTGGCTGAACCTGGCTGAGTTTACAGACCTTGTCACCATTTCCCAGATGACCCCCGGTCCCATTGCCATCAATGCCGCCACCTTCGTGGGCACCCGAATCGCAGGAACGCCCGGGGCTCTGGCAGCGACCATTGGATGCGTGCTGCCGTCCTGCATCCTGGTTACCCTTCTTGCGAAAATCTATCTCAAATACAGGAACTTAAGCCTGATTCAGGGCGTCCTCAAATCCCTGCGGCCTGCCGTGGTAGCCATGATTGGGGCAGCAGGCGTCAGCATACTGGTCACTGCCTTCTGGGGACTGGAGGGCTTTTCCCCTGATCTGAGCGCCATGAACCCGCGTTCCGTATGTATCTTCATCGGTGCCATGATACTGCTCATACGTTTTAAGATGAATCCCATCCTGGTGATGGTGCTGTCAGGACTGGCTGAGACCGCCTGCCAGCTGGCCATGCGCGTGATATAG
- a CDS encoding DUF2304 domain-containing protein, with translation MMTVIFRVILVLVSILTMAFMMRKIRQAKVQIEAALFWVIMALILVVFSLFPAVADACAHLLGIYSTPNFLFLFMIFLLIVKVFGMTLQMSQMESRQKELVQRIALDQKDREELELKIQRFLEKEESAGADAKEGMSTEKMGGEETDGR, from the coding sequence ATGATGACAGTGATATTCAGAGTGATTCTGGTTTTAGTCTCTATATTGACTATGGCTTTTATGATGCGGAAGATTCGGCAGGCTAAGGTACAGATTGAGGCAGCGCTGTTCTGGGTTATCATGGCCCTGATTTTGGTGGTGTTCTCACTGTTCCCGGCTGTGGCGGATGCCTGCGCCCATTTGCTGGGAATCTACTCCACCCCTAATTTTCTCTTTCTGTTCATGATTTTCCTGCTGATTGTGAAGGTGTTTGGGATGACACTCCAGATGTCCCAGATGGAAAGCAGGCAAAAGGAGCTGGTGCAGCGCATTGCGCTGGACCAGAAGGACAGGGAGGAACTGGAGCTTAAGATACAGAGATTCCTGGAAAAGGAGGAGTCAGCCGGAGCGGACGCCAAGGAGGGCATGAGTACAGAGAAAATGGGCGGGGAGGAAACAGATGGCAGGTAA
- a CDS encoding PTS sugar transporter subunit IIA, producing MDAKNKDEVIRHLAGLLKNAGYIEDLEGYVRDVYVRESEGITGIGGHVAIPHGKSDHVDHVGIAVGRTRDMIDWESYDGEPSRLFFLFAVPAHSDGAKDHLRLIAELAGKLGNDNTMRRLQTAASYDDLLEAFS from the coding sequence ATGGATGCAAAGAATAAGGATGAGGTGATCAGGCATTTGGCCGGACTCCTGAAGAATGCCGGATATATTGAGGATCTGGAGGGGTATGTGAGGGATGTGTATGTTAGGGAAAGCGAAGGGATCACGGGAATCGGCGGACATGTGGCCATTCCCCATGGAAAGTCGGACCATGTGGACCATGTGGGTATCGCAGTGGGCCGCACCAGGGATATGATCGACTGGGAATCTTACGATGGGGAGCCATCCCGTTTGTTTTTCCTCTTTGCTGTCCCAGCCCACAGTGACGGCGCCAAGGACCATCTGCGCCTCATTGCGGAGCTGGCCGGGAAACTGGGAAATGACAATACCATGAGGAGACTGCAGACCGCCGCTTCCTATGATGACCTGCTGGAGGCATTTTCATAA
- the rfbC gene encoding dTDP-4-dehydrorhamnose 3,5-epimerase — MGKIKVTPCDIKGLCVIEPAVFKDERGYFMETYNQNDFREAGLDMVFVQDNQSMSVKGVLRGLHFQKQYPQGKLVRVVRGTVYDVAVDLRSDSETYGKWFGVILSAENKKQFYIPEGFAHGFLVLSDEAEFAYKCTDFYHPGDEGGLLWSDPEIGVDWPIEPDMQLIISDKDRKWSGLKDTFKF, encoded by the coding sequence ATGGGAAAGATTAAAGTGACCCCCTGTGACATCAAGGGGCTGTGTGTGATTGAACCTGCGGTTTTTAAGGATGAGAGAGGATATTTTATGGAGACCTACAATCAGAATGATTTTAGGGAAGCAGGTCTCGACATGGTGTTCGTACAGGACAACCAGTCCATGTCCGTCAAGGGCGTACTGAGAGGACTGCATTTCCAGAAGCAGTATCCCCAGGGCAAGCTGGTAAGGGTGGTGCGCGGTACTGTCTACGATGTGGCGGTGGACCTGCGTTCCGATTCCGAAACCTACGGAAAATGGTTTGGCGTCATCCTTTCCGCAGAGAATAAGAAGCAGTTTTATATACCCGAAGGTTTTGCCCATGGATTCCTGGTACTGTCCGATGAAGCGGAATTCGCCTACAAGTGCACGGACTTCTACCATCCGGGAGACGAGGGCGGCCTGCTGTGGAGCGACCCTGAAATCGGGGTGGACTGGCCCATAGAACCGGACATGCAGCTGATTATATCGGATAAGGACAGAAAGTGGAGCGGCCTTAAGGATACCTTCAAGTTCTGA
- a CDS encoding NAD(P)-dependent oxidoreductase: MKKIGFIGVGIMGKSMVRNLMKAGYEVAIYTRTRSKVEDIIGEGAIWCGSAGECAKGRQAVISIVGYPKDVEDIYFGEGGIIANADPGTYLIDMTTTSPRLAVRIYEEAKKAGLHALDAPVTGGDKGAKDGTLTILAGGDREDFHACLSILQAMGKNIDYEGKAGNGQHTKMCNQIAVAGALAGACEAMVYAKNVGLDVDTMLKSISTGAASSVQMNNVASRALQDDYRPGFFIKHFIKDMNLADEEARAADTELKVLEDVLSMYKELEQEGMGELGTQALIKYYNW, from the coding sequence ATGAAAAAAATAGGTTTTATTGGCGTGGGGATCATGGGCAAATCCATGGTGCGCAATTTGATGAAGGCGGGCTATGAGGTTGCTATTTATACCAGAACAAGATCAAAGGTGGAGGATATCATTGGTGAAGGAGCAATCTGGTGCGGCAGCGCGGGGGAATGCGCCAAGGGGCGACAGGCTGTGATCAGTATTGTGGGGTATCCAAAGGATGTGGAGGACATCTATTTTGGTGAAGGCGGTATCATTGCCAATGCAGATCCCGGCACATATTTGATCGATATGACAACCACCAGCCCCAGGCTGGCTGTGCGGATTTATGAGGAGGCAAAAAAAGCAGGTCTTCACGCCCTGGACGCTCCGGTGACAGGAGGTGACAAGGGGGCAAAGGATGGAACATTGACCATTCTTGCCGGCGGTGACAGGGAAGATTTTCACGCCTGTCTAAGCATCCTTCAGGCCATGGGTAAAAATATCGATTATGAAGGTAAGGCAGGAAACGGACAGCACACCAAGATGTGTAACCAGATTGCCGTTGCGGGAGCCCTGGCAGGGGCATGTGAGGCAATGGTCTATGCCAAGAATGTGGGGCTGGATGTGGACACAATGCTAAAGTCCATTTCCACAGGAGCCGCCAGCAGTGTGCAGATGAACAATGTGGCTTCAAGGGCGTTGCAGGACGACTATCGGCCTGGATTCTTCATCAAGCATTTTATCAAGGATATGAACCTGGCAGATGAAGAGGCCAGGGCAGCGGATACGGAGTTAAAGGTGCTGGAGGACGTCCTTTCCATGTATAAGGAATTGGAGCAGGAAGGCATGGGAGAACTGGGAACGCAGGCACTGATCAAATATTATAATTGGTAA
- a CDS encoding LysR family transcriptional regulator: MDKGIEYILEVARCGGITKAAENLFITPSALSKFVQAREAELQVKLFHRVGKRFVLTQAGEYYVQKIGEIERIQRELDTQMSSFSSMSRGVIRIGVQATFTEVMFRFILPELKEAFPGIRILMHERTVGELVQMVKGRQLDVLLAVIDKQEHGFCYETVHQCELVMAAVGTHPVVQKAVPKPGFRYPWIDLSYCCDQPNVMLMPGSPYRTYADNLYGYYQLKPDIAYELGSSRSGLACVAYTHALMITLDHMIFNNLFHEEIVPLSVGEKPLSRNLVTAHLEESMLTEESNVFHRICKKHIR; this comes from the coding sequence ATGGACAAAGGAATTGAATACATTTTGGAGGTGGCCCGCTGCGGCGGCATCACGAAAGCAGCGGAGAACCTGTTCATTACCCCGTCTGCCTTAAGTAAATTTGTCCAGGCCAGGGAGGCTGAGCTTCAGGTGAAGCTGTTCCACCGTGTGGGCAAGCGGTTTGTGCTGACCCAGGCAGGGGAGTATTATGTTCAGAAGATAGGGGAGATCGAGCGGATCCAGCGGGAGCTGGACACGCAGATGAGCAGTTTTTCCAGTATGAGCAGGGGTGTGATACGCATCGGTGTCCAGGCTACCTTTACGGAGGTCATGTTCCGCTTTATACTGCCGGAGCTTAAGGAGGCATTTCCGGGGATCCGGATCCTGATGCACGAGCGCACCGTGGGGGAGCTGGTCCAGATGGTAAAGGGGCGCCAGTTGGACGTGCTGCTGGCCGTGATCGATAAGCAGGAGCATGGCTTCTGCTATGAGACTGTCCACCAGTGTGAGCTGGTGATGGCAGCGGTCGGTACGCACCCGGTGGTACAGAAGGCTGTTCCAAAACCGGGATTTCGATATCCCTGGATTGACCTTTCGTACTGCTGTGATCAACCCAATGTGATGCTGATGCCCGGTTCCCCGTACCGTACCTATGCTGATAATCTGTACGGTTATTACCAGCTGAAGCCGGATATCGCCTATGAGCTTGGCTCCTCCCGCAGCGGTCTGGCCTGTGTGGCGTACACCCATGCCCTGATGATCACGCTGGACCACATGATATTTAATAATCTGTTCCATGAGGAGATTGTCCCTCTGTCCGTGGGTGAGAAACCCTTATCCAGGAATCTGGTCACCGCACATCTGGAGGAATCCATGCTGACTGAGGAGAGCAATGTGTTTCACCGGATCTGCAAAAAGCATATCCGGTAA
- a CDS encoding ABC transporter permease has protein sequence MNYVLSLMKEIIGKRKLIWDLGKADFRKRFVGSYFGVVWMFIQPIVTVSIYAVVFGMGFKSPPPIEGFTYVEWLVPGIVPWFFFSESVNSITNCLQEYNYLVKKVVFKVEILPIIKLISCLLVHAFFVVIMFGMYLIIGRMPSVIWFQLVYYSLAASLLALGIGFFTSAVNVFFKDMAQIVSICLQFGIWMTPIMYHEAMFTGAGKWVEVLFKLNPFYYVVAGYRDTMLTGNWFWERPTLTLYYWGFTAVVLLLGLKMFKRLRPHFSDVL, from the coding sequence ATGAATTATGTGCTTTCTCTGATGAAAGAGATTATAGGAAAACGGAAGCTTATATGGGATTTGGGCAAGGCTGATTTCCGGAAACGTTTTGTGGGCTCTTACTTTGGGGTGGTGTGGATGTTCATACAGCCCATCGTGACAGTCAGCATCTATGCAGTTGTATTCGGAATGGGCTTTAAATCCCCGCCTCCCATTGAAGGGTTCACTTATGTGGAGTGGCTGGTGCCGGGCATTGTGCCCTGGTTTTTTTTCAGTGAATCCGTCAACAGCATTACCAACTGTCTCCAGGAGTATAACTATCTGGTGAAGAAGGTGGTGTTCAAGGTGGAAATACTGCCGATTATCAAGCTCATATCCTGTCTGCTGGTCCATGCCTTTTTCGTGGTCATCATGTTTGGGATGTATCTGATTATAGGCAGGATGCCCTCCGTCATATGGTTCCAGCTGGTGTATTATTCCCTGGCTGCGTCCCTGCTGGCCCTGGGTATCGGATTCTTTACCAGCGCGGTCAATGTGTTCTTTAAGGATATGGCGCAGATTGTGAGTATCTGCCTCCAGTTCGGTATCTGGATGACCCCCATCATGTACCACGAAGCCATGTTTACCGGAGCGGGAAAATGGGTGGAGGTGCTGTTCAAGCTGAATCCTTTTTATTATGTGGTGGCCGGGTACAGGGATACCATGCTCACAGGAAACTGGTTCTGGGAACGGCCTACGCTGACCCTTTATTACTGGGGCTTCACCGCGGTGGTGCTTTTGCTGGGACTTAAGATGTTCAAGCGTCTCCGTCCCCATTTTTCCGATGTTTTGTAG
- a CDS encoding M48 family metallopeptidase, producing MIQKVEISWRHGDQEGAIPVEVVYSKRRTIGLEIKADGHVYARVPVRIPNQYVMDFIKERQEWIVQKWFMMVERRRQEEARPVKDYEKDSELEKLYRKKAKKQLENRCAYFAERMAVDYNRIAVRAAKTRWGSCSAQGNLNFHWKLVLMPPEILDYVVVHELAHRKEMNHSERFWAEVERILPDYRARRKWLKEFGSRV from the coding sequence ATGATACAGAAAGTGGAGATTAGCTGGCGCCATGGGGACCAGGAGGGAGCCATTCCGGTAGAGGTGGTCTACTCCAAACGGCGTACCATAGGACTGGAAATCAAGGCAGACGGCCATGTGTATGCCAGGGTGCCTGTGCGCATTCCCAACCAGTACGTGATGGACTTTATAAAGGAGCGCCAGGAATGGATTGTGCAGAAATGGTTCATGATGGTGGAGCGGCGCAGGCAGGAGGAAGCCAGGCCGGTCAAAGACTATGAGAAGGACTCTGAGCTGGAGAAGCTTTACCGAAAGAAGGCCAAGAAGCAGCTGGAGAATCGATGCGCCTATTTCGCGGAGCGCATGGCAGTGGATTACAACCGCATTGCCGTGCGGGCCGCCAAGACCCGCTGGGGCAGCTGCAGCGCCCAGGGTAATCTGAATTTTCACTGGAAGCTGGTGCTCATGCCGCCGGAGATACTGGATTATGTGGTGGTGCATGAGCTGGCCCACAGAAAAGAGATGAACCATTCTGAGCGGTTCTGGGCTGAGGTGGAACGAATCCTGCCGGATTACAGGGCCCGTAGAAAGTGGCTGAAGGAATTTGGAAGCCGGGTTTAG
- a CDS encoding DUF2142 domain-containing protein, with translation MAGKKAGRKQESSRPGIGHDAGAGRMPRGHSRCVWLGGSCGVLALGLWHLTDVRAGVLETGDRFLYGWYGGLMVFAVLVLAAVGYLFLVRRDYGLARIFPAAAMGIGLMYMVVLPPLSAPDEVSHYISAYQLSSRLMGRTARAEDERVFIRAQDVFIEDLTGVMDYEAAEDGGKTAVVLGQKLEEGTYRTIKERGLGSTGEDGTVMSYQMPVRTTPLAYVPQAMGIALGRMLGLGGLGLLFLGRLFNLMFFTAMGCLTIRRMPFGREVAAGAALLPMTLHLAASFSYDVMIIALSGYFTAVCLYLAYKAERVRVRDVAALALVMAVMGPCKMVYGVIAGFCLLIPVRKFGGWGKWSLSAASVLGAFAAAMAVVNHRTVSLYTQADQGYVAWAGETGYTFGQLLHSPMLVLKMCYNTLAWQGEQLYSGMIGGALGNMDAVLNTPYAVILGLTAILVMLALRKPGESIFIQWKGRLWIWFLCLVCLGALMFSMLLAWTPVSSNVINGVQGRYLLPLLPIFLLSLKNDKVVRTDWDDRGLLFAMAAMDIYVVLRLFSLVCLRV, from the coding sequence ATGGCAGGTAAGAAAGCGGGGAGGAAACAGGAAAGCAGCAGACCGGGAATCGGGCATGATGCCGGGGCAGGAAGGATGCCGCGCGGCCATTCCCGCTGTGTCTGGCTGGGAGGCTCCTGCGGCGTTCTTGCCCTTGGACTGTGGCATCTGACGGATGTCAGGGCCGGTGTCCTGGAAACAGGGGATCGTTTCCTCTACGGCTGGTACGGCGGGCTGATGGTATTTGCGGTTCTGGTACTGGCGGCAGTGGGATACCTGTTCCTGGTAAGGCGGGACTATGGCCTGGCGCGGATATTTCCCGCAGCCGCCATGGGAATCGGCCTGATGTATATGGTGGTCCTCCCTCCCCTGTCTGCCCCGGACGAGGTGAGCCATTATATCAGCGCTTACCAGCTTTCTAGCCGCCTGATGGGCAGGACCGCCAGGGCGGAGGACGAGCGGGTGTTTATAAGAGCCCAGGACGTATTCATTGAGGACCTGACAGGAGTCATGGATTATGAAGCTGCGGAGGACGGCGGAAAAACGGCTGTGGTACTGGGACAGAAGCTGGAGGAGGGCACATACCGGACCATAAAGGAGCGGGGCCTTGGAAGCACTGGTGAGGACGGGACCGTCATGTCATACCAGATGCCGGTGCGGACCACGCCCCTGGCCTATGTTCCCCAGGCCATGGGGATTGCCCTGGGAAGGATGCTGGGGCTGGGCGGCCTGGGACTGTTATTCCTGGGACGGCTGTTCAACCTTATGTTTTTCACTGCCATGGGATGTCTTACCATACGCAGGATGCCCTTTGGCAGGGAGGTGGCGGCAGGAGCGGCCCTGCTTCCCATGACGCTCCATCTGGCGGCGTCCTTTTCCTATGATGTGATGATTATAGCCCTCAGCGGATACTTTACTGCGGTATGCCTTTATTTGGCTTACAAGGCAGAGCGTGTACGGGTGAGGGATGTAGCTGCCCTGGCTCTTGTGATGGCTGTCATGGGACCCTGCAAGATGGTGTACGGCGTCATAGCCGGTTTCTGTCTCCTGATACCGGTGAGAAAGTTCGGAGGCTGGGGAAAATGGAGCCTGTCGGCTGCTTCCGTACTGGGAGCATTTGCAGCGGCCATGGCAGTGGTGAACCACAGGACCGTGTCCCTTTACACCCAGGCTGACCAGGGGTATGTAGCCTGGGCCGGGGAAACAGGGTACACCTTCGGACAGCTGCTTCACAGTCCCATGCTGGTGCTTAAGATGTGTTACAATACCCTGGCCTGGCAGGGGGAACAGCTATACTCCGGCATGATTGGAGGAGCGCTGGGAAACATGGATGCAGTGCTCAACACCCCCTATGCGGTTATACTGGGGCTGACAGCCATACTGGTGATGCTGGCGCTCAGAAAACCCGGAGAGAGCATTTTCATCCAATGGAAGGGGCGTCTGTGGATATGGTTTCTCTGCCTGGTGTGTCTGGGAGCGCTGATGTTCTCCATGCTGTTAGCCTGGACGCCGGTGAGCTCCAATGTCATAAACGGAGTCCAGGGAAGATATCTGCTTCCGCTGCTCCCCATTTTCCTTCTCAGCCTCAAAAATGACAAGGTGGTGCGGACGGACTGGGATGACAGGGGACTGCTGTTTGCCATGGCCGCCATGGATATCTATGTGGTGCTGCGTTTGTTCAGCCTGGTATGCCTGAGGGTGTGA
- a CDS encoding PTS fructose transporter subunit IIB: MKILAITACTAGIAHTYIAKEKLENAAKELGDSIKVETQGSIGVENELTPEEVRDADVILISADIRVNKERFKGKPVVEIPISTVMKSPKGVINKIHEKLGK; this comes from the coding sequence ATGAAAATTTTAGCAATCACTGCCTGTACGGCTGGCATCGCCCACACCTACATAGCAAAGGAAAAGCTGGAAAACGCAGCAAAGGAATTAGGTGATTCGATCAAAGTTGAAACCCAGGGTTCCATTGGCGTTGAAAATGAACTTACACCGGAGGAGGTCAGAGATGCGGATGTGATCCTGATCTCCGCTGATATCCGCGTGAATAAGGAGCGGTTCAAAGGCAAACCGGTGGTGGAGATTCCTATCAGCACGGTTATGAAATCTCCAAAGGGCGTTATCAACAAGATCCACGAAAAGCTTGGCAAGTGA
- a CDS encoding chromate transporter produces MVVNIKSNKHASSGVSGHAGSRSSLLAKLFLSTLYLSAFTFGGGYVIVTLMKKKFVDEYHWIDEQEMLDLVAIAQSSPGPIAVNGAIVAGYKLAGMAGVLTTVIATILPPFTILTLISFCYAAFRSNLFVGWMLNGMQAGVGAVIAQVVWEMGSGIVKDRQWISVLIMAAAFIANYVYNVNAVLIILLCAAIGAVRTLTSEHNKKGTEGGAL; encoded by the coding sequence ATGGTAGTTAACATAAAATCCAATAAACATGCCTCCTCCGGGGTTTCGGGACACGCGGGCAGCCGCAGCTCCCTTCTGGCAAAGCTCTTTCTTTCAACCTTGTACCTGAGCGCTTTTACCTTCGGAGGCGGATATGTCATCGTCACACTGATGAAGAAAAAATTTGTGGATGAATACCACTGGATTGATGAACAGGAGATGTTGGATCTGGTGGCCATTGCCCAGTCCTCGCCGGGCCCCATCGCTGTCAACGGAGCCATCGTGGCAGGCTATAAGCTGGCCGGCATGGCAGGCGTACTGACCACGGTCATTGCCACTATCCTCCCGCCATTTACCATCCTGACTCTGATTTCCTTCTGCTACGCCGCCTTCCGTTCCAACCTTTTTGTGGGTTGGATGTTAAACGGAATGCAGGCCGGCGTGGGCGCTGTCATTGCCCAGGTGGTCTGGGAGATGGGCAGCGGCATCGTAAAAGACAGGCAGTGGATATCCGTCCTAATCATGGCCGCTGCCTTTATCGCCAATTATGTATACAATGTCAACGCAGTCCTGATAATCCTTTTGTGCGCCGCCATAGGTGCGGTCCGGACCCTTACTTCTGAGCACAATAAAAAAGGAACGGAAGGAGGCGCGCTATGA
- a CDS encoding LysR family transcriptional regulator, with protein MTLRHLKIFVTVCETGSMTAAASQLFIAQPSISLAISEMEEYYGVKLFDRISRKLYLTENGRRALQYARHIIELLDEMEQGVRDVDAMGRLKVGTSITIGTYLLPGYIKRLKQQYPALKVEASIANSGTIEQQILDNEIDVGIIEGVAHSPFILSESFAGDRLAFICPAGHEFAGRTLEELAEVRNQDFILREKGSAGREIFDGILAAQELNVRPIWQSASNQVILQGVKAGLGISILPYFLVRQGIREGELAEFRIKGLALNRKYSVIYHKNKFLPRSARTLMELCKEENGTDRGL; from the coding sequence ATGACACTTCGCCATCTGAAAATATTTGTTACTGTATGTGAGACAGGGAGCATGACGGCCGCCGCATCCCAGCTGTTCATTGCCCAGCCGTCCATCAGCCTGGCCATCTCAGAAATGGAAGAATACTACGGGGTAAAGCTGTTTGACCGCATATCCCGCAAGCTGTATCTGACGGAGAACGGCCGCAGGGCCCTCCAGTATGCCAGGCATATCATAGAACTGCTGGATGAGATGGAGCAGGGAGTGCGGGACGTGGACGCCATGGGACGGCTCAAGGTGGGGACCAGCATCACCATAGGGACCTATCTGCTGCCCGGATACATCAAGAGGCTGAAACAGCAGTATCCGGCCCTGAAGGTGGAGGCATCCATTGCCAATTCAGGAACCATTGAACAGCAGATACTGGACAATGAAATCGATGTGGGAATCATAGAGGGGGTAGCCCACAGCCCCTTTATCCTGAGCGAGAGCTTTGCAGGGGACCGGCTGGCCTTCATATGTCCGGCCGGTCATGAATTTGCCGGAAGGACCCTGGAGGAGCTGGCAGAGGTAAGGAATCAGGATTTTATTTTGCGGGAAAAGGGAAGCGCCGGCAGGGAGATATTTGACGGTATACTGGCCGCACAGGAGCTGAATGTCCGCCCCATATGGCAGAGCGCCAGCAACCAGGTCATCCTGCAGGGTGTAAAGGCAGGGCTGGGTATTTCCATTCTGCCCTATTTCCTGGTGCGCCAGGGCATTCGGGAAGGGGAACTGGCCGAGTTCAGGATAAAGGGCCTGGCTCTGAACCGGAAGTACTCTGTGATTTACCACAAGAATAAGTTCCTGCCCCGCAGCGCCAGAACTTTGATGGAGCTGTGCAAAGAGGAGAACGGGACAGATAGGGGGCTGTGA